One window from the genome of Chroogloeocystis siderophila 5.2 s.c.1 encodes:
- a CDS encoding helix-turn-helix transcriptional regulator, translating to MDVSLTFTDFQSALDEFRQQTGADRHFYDCETYLTLPKTLGQGNVRSIQLRDGLELFLQDCQLHRSLSLKCLDTDLANSWIALKFCVSGFVSGSMRGSSTHLCSLAGEYALSYCPGNAGSIELPTGKQIRTVELAIAPSIFRDTIDEADFPPELRRILDANVPIPYWQFSKTTSLMAIALGQILHCPYQGKTRRLYLESKGLELIALYWKQLKVDRSELQKTHQLKPDDVKRIHQAKDLLIHQLDNPPSLLSLARQVGINDCKLKQGFRQVFGTTVFGYLHNYRMEQAAQLLQENHMTIAGVAHAVGFAHRGSFAAAFRRKFGVNPKDYLAAYQKQYWIVGQKSPSGDHKTSG from the coding sequence ATGGATGTTTCACTCACTTTTACAGACTTTCAAAGTGCCTTAGATGAGTTTCGGCAACAAACTGGAGCCGATCGCCACTTCTATGATTGTGAAACATATTTAACGCTTCCCAAAACTTTGGGACAAGGGAATGTACGCAGCATACAACTAAGGGATGGACTAGAACTTTTTCTGCAAGATTGTCAACTGCATAGAAGTCTCAGCTTAAAGTGTTTAGATACCGACCTGGCAAATTCATGGATTGCTCTCAAATTTTGCGTGTCTGGTTTCGTGTCTGGTTCGATGCGAGGCTCAAGTACTCATTTATGTTCATTAGCAGGAGAATATGCCTTATCGTACTGTCCTGGTAATGCAGGCAGTATAGAGCTTCCGACTGGTAAACAAATTCGCACTGTTGAGTTAGCGATCGCCCCTAGCATCTTTAGAGACACAATTGATGAAGCAGACTTTCCCCCTGAGTTAAGAAGAATACTCGACGCCAATGTACCGATTCCTTACTGGCAGTTTAGTAAAACGACCTCTTTGATGGCGATCGCGCTTGGGCAAATTTTACACTGCCCTTATCAGGGTAAAACTCGCAGATTGTATCTGGAGAGTAAGGGACTAGAACTCATTGCACTTTATTGGAAACAACTCAAAGTCGATCGCTCAGAATTACAAAAAACACATCAACTTAAACCGGACGATGTGAAACGAATTCATCAAGCGAAAGATCTTTTGATTCACCAATTAGATAATCCTCCATCGCTACTCTCGCTAGCGCGCCAGGTTGGAATCAATGATTGCAAACTCAAGCAAGGCTTTCGTCAAGTTTTTGGCACAACGGTTTTTGGTTATCTCCACAACTATCGCATGGAACAAGCTGCACAACTGTTGCAAGAGAATCACATGACAATAGCAGGAGTTGCTCATGCGGTTGGGTTTGCCCATCGAGGCTCGTTTGCTGCTGCGTTTAGGCGTAAGTTTGGGGTAAATCCTAAGGATTATTTAGCAGCTTATCAAAAGCAGTACTGGATCGTTGGTCAAAAATCTCCGTCTGGCGATCATAAAACCTCCGGCTAG
- the murQ gene encoding N-acetylmuramic acid 6-phosphate etherase, translated as MIQAEGRGHLLTEQVNINSRNLDQLSSLELVELFNQEDQNAIAAVAAAKNELAAAIDRTANALHHGGRLFYIGAGTSGRLGVLDAAECPPTFCTSPELVQGIIAGGAGALVRSSEDLEDKAEDGYNAIAQRHITQLDVVVGITAGGTTPYVHGALQAARERGATTIFIACVPKEQVSAEVDVDIRLLVGPEILAGSTRLKAGTATKLVLNILSTGVMVQLGKVYGNRMVDVAVTNSKLRDRAIRILQDLTGLDRSSAATLLLEQSGNQVKLALLMHWTGVTKEEGDKLLAQHNGNLRAAVSSYESQTIKHQ; from the coding sequence ATGATTCAAGCAGAGGGACGCGGTCATTTATTGACAGAACAGGTCAATATTAATAGTCGAAACTTGGATCAGTTGAGTTCCTTAGAGCTTGTCGAACTTTTTAATCAGGAAGATCAAAACGCGATCGCGGCTGTCGCGGCGGCAAAAAACGAACTCGCTGCGGCAATTGATCGTACCGCCAATGCTTTGCACCACGGAGGTCGATTATTTTATATCGGTGCGGGAACAAGTGGCAGATTAGGCGTGTTAGACGCGGCGGAGTGTCCGCCAACATTTTGTACTTCTCCTGAACTCGTTCAAGGAATTATTGCGGGTGGCGCTGGCGCTTTGGTACGCAGTTCGGAAGATTTAGAAGACAAAGCCGAAGATGGATATAATGCGATCGCGCAACGTCACATCACACAACTCGATGTTGTTGTTGGGATTACAGCCGGTGGGACAACTCCTTATGTTCATGGTGCTTTGCAAGCCGCCCGCGAACGTGGTGCAACAACAATTTTTATCGCTTGTGTCCCCAAAGAACAAGTCAGTGCTGAAGTTGATGTTGATATTCGCCTATTAGTAGGACCCGAAATTTTAGCAGGATCAACGCGCCTCAAAGCAGGAACCGCAACGAAGTTAGTGTTAAATATTCTCTCGACTGGAGTGATGGTGCAGCTAGGAAAAGTTTACGGTAATCGCATGGTCGATGTTGCTGTTACTAATAGCAAGTTACGTGATCGCGCGATTCGGATTTTGCAGGATTTAACAGGACTCGACCGCAGTAGTGCGGCTACACTACTACTAGAGCAAAGTGGAAATCAAGTCAAGCTTGCCTTACTGATGCACTGGACAGGCGTCACTAAAGAAGAAGGCGACAAACTTTTAGCGCAACACAATGGTAATCTTCGCGCTGCGGTTTCTAGCTATGAATCTCAAACGATCAAACATCAGTAG
- a CDS encoding DUF3110 domain-containing protein — protein MRVFVLLFNARTENEGIHTIRVGDRNRVLMFEAEDDATRFALMLEAQDFPSPTVEAMDAEEIKEFCESADYDWELIPEGGLALPPETNVEETDWQLETQSQDPSPDLDAIRRKLEGLL, from the coding sequence ATGCGTGTTTTTGTTTTGTTATTCAATGCTCGTACTGAAAACGAAGGTATTCATACGATTCGAGTCGGCGATCGCAATCGTGTTTTGATGTTTGAAGCCGAAGATGATGCGACTCGCTTTGCGCTGATGTTAGAAGCCCAAGACTTCCCCTCGCCGACGGTTGAAGCCATGGACGCTGAGGAAATCAAGGAATTTTGCGAAAGTGCTGATTATGATTGGGAACTGATTCCTGAAGGCGGGTTAGCGCTTCCTCCCGAAACGAATGTCGAGGAGACTGACTGGCAACTAGAAACTCAATCTCAAGACCCTAGTCCAGACTTAGACGCTATTCGGCGTAAATTGGAAGGACTATTGTAA
- a CDS encoding translocation/assembly module TamB domain-containing protein, whose protein sequence is MKNPPDLDNQTDERRSERSLLSYRTGIVIGAPLLLGLVAGGWWLWTFVNEQLAPLVERNLTQTLNRPVQIGRVESFSPTSLRFGASAIPATATDPDRAAVTAVDVTFNPLQLLITRTLRLDVTLVNPDIYLEQDAEGRWISTTLAAEEETGPISTELDRIRFRNANVVLVPNPEARNEPIANQATKASVTVSQGNGFAQFLDNNDLIRYNISGNLATEGNIEIQGESQLSTERTNLQIQAQNVLASEVTRLIDLPIDLQGGRVDGNLNVQLRQAQEPALFGTAQLKGVTAQVEQLPQAFNNSSGTLGFQGKQIWLDNVQTSYGSIPAIANGVLDIEAGFNIAARVPSVSFANAQKTLGLDLPVPVAGEARAEVQLSGPIQKPTLSGSVRTTKQARIDRVDFKNLSARFAFAPTESVIAFKDIQAVPTVGGQITGGGTVRIGDTPGLGFNLDARNIPGDAIARLYGAAPDFQIGTIQARANVVGSPTQPQTIVNWQAANATYPARGQILIANAQKLLFRNTTVDFAGGTLRAAGQLTNNQWQATIQASGVQLGRVAEVPPALQAPISGTFNVAGSTASFQPDQIQATGSGRLNVAGGTVTASNIQLAQGRWQAQVQASGVQLGSLVPQVPPQFQGALTGTFNLAGTTTAFQPETIVGTGSGRLNVAGGTVTAANIQLAQGRWQAQVNASQVELARFSEQLQGQLNGQLRVTGTVDSFDLADVRAVGNLRFSQGIGPVQQPLTATIGWVGDRVIIEQATAPNLNANGLILVQTASGVPEVTELNLNVQAQNYSLQDLPFELPAAVNLAGSADFAGNITGTLTEPNVVGALQLQNLAVNDLAFAPQLTGNVQLTATDGLQLAVSGGEDQITLNLDAQNRPVSFLVRRDAAVARGRSVGENLLVNIENFPLAALELTPDLPILGNAPISGQLTGDLTVNPTTFAVAGNIAITDPAIGTLTGNQFVGQVNFAAGTGTLTGGEFIQGDGRYAFSGSVTQTPSGPEFEAQVNVANGQVQSVLTALRFFNLEDFQRGLEAPNYAGANTLNTTPVGIPDAPLLTQIRRYSEITTLLQQQRQQRQDASPLPALADFQGTFGGTVAVSGSLQAGVTANFDLQGQNWQWGDYNVDQLIAQGNFEDGVLTLLPLRIQSDESLLAFTGQIGGTEQSGQLQLTNFPINTLTDFVDLPIDVTGQLNGSATLAGSVENPQAIGELELSAGTLNNKPVESATASFSYANARFNIGSNIVVTGPEPIVITGSIPLELPFASVTPDSDQISLDINVQNEGLALLNLLTDAVAWESGQGQVQLQVSGTTQEPVATGIATINDATITAQALPEPLTDVTGTINFNLDRIQVDSVQGNFSRGNVVAQGVIPIFSSFSPADPDFANPLTVNLNQLTLNLDGLYRGGASGNVIVTGSVLNPIIGGQVELAQGAISIPEENGNGATPVTATATSSSVPRFAGNQAEIANVEFNNLQLTLGNRVEVTRPPIINLEATGSLNISGTLNDLRPDGVIRLRRGGVNLFTTQFVLARGYEHTATFRPNQGLDPELDIRLVTRVPEVTRTRVATSPLSGDITQPLATDLGGFETVRVQAEVQGPASQLFDNLELTSNPSRSQSEIVALLGGSFIDTLGGGDSVLGLANLAGTALLGNFQGAVTNLGNAFGLSELRLFPTVGTESGGRTSALELAAEAGIDVSGNLSVSVLRVLTSDDPTRIGLNYRLNDQFRVRAATDITGETRAILEYENRF, encoded by the coding sequence ATGAAGAATCCTCCTGATCTCGATAACCAAACCGACGAAAGACGTTCCGAGCGATCGTTATTAAGTTATCGCACTGGAATTGTCATCGGTGCTCCTTTATTGTTGGGACTTGTAGCAGGTGGCTGGTGGTTGTGGACTTTCGTCAACGAGCAGTTAGCACCACTTGTAGAACGCAATTTAACACAAACGCTCAATCGACCGGTGCAAATAGGAAGGGTAGAGAGTTTTTCCCCAACAAGTTTACGCTTTGGTGCTTCAGCAATTCCTGCAACTGCAACCGATCCAGACCGCGCTGCTGTAACTGCCGTAGATGTGACTTTTAACCCTTTACAACTATTAATTACTCGCACATTGAGACTCGATGTTACGTTAGTCAATCCTGATATTTATCTAGAGCAAGATGCGGAGGGACGCTGGATTTCTACCACTTTAGCAGCCGAAGAAGAAACAGGACCAATTAGTACTGAACTTGATCGCATTCGCTTTCGTAATGCTAATGTCGTCCTCGTACCGAATCCTGAGGCAAGAAACGAACCGATTGCGAACCAAGCAACGAAAGCATCAGTTACAGTTAGTCAAGGTAACGGATTTGCCCAATTTTTAGATAATAACGATCTCATTCGCTACAACATCAGTGGCAATTTAGCAACTGAGGGGAATATTGAAATTCAAGGTGAATCGCAGCTTAGCACCGAACGAACCAACTTACAAATTCAAGCGCAAAACGTCCTCGCCTCAGAAGTTACCCGCTTGATTGATTTACCGATCGATCTGCAAGGTGGACGCGTTGACGGTAACTTAAACGTGCAATTGCGACAAGCACAAGAACCTGCACTGTTTGGTACTGCACAACTTAAAGGAGTCACCGCACAAGTTGAGCAACTGCCGCAGGCGTTTAATAATTCGAGTGGCACACTTGGTTTTCAGGGTAAGCAAATTTGGCTCGATAACGTTCAAACAAGTTACGGAAGTATTCCGGCGATCGCTAACGGCGTACTCGATATCGAAGCAGGTTTTAATATTGCGGCAAGAGTTCCAAGCGTTAGTTTTGCGAATGCTCAAAAAACTTTAGGATTGGATCTGCCTGTACCCGTCGCAGGCGAAGCAAGAGCGGAAGTTCAACTTAGCGGACCTATCCAAAAGCCGACATTATCAGGTAGCGTCAGGACGACGAAGCAAGCGCGAATTGACCGAGTTGATTTTAAAAATTTGAGTGCGCGATTTGCATTTGCGCCAACAGAATCGGTAATTGCATTTAAAGACATTCAAGCTGTACCTACTGTGGGCGGTCAAATTACTGGCGGTGGTACTGTACGGATTGGAGACACGCCAGGATTAGGATTTAATCTCGATGCGCGGAATATTCCTGGCGATGCGATCGCGCGGCTTTATGGTGCTGCACCGGATTTTCAAATTGGGACGATCCAAGCACGTGCTAATGTTGTCGGTTCGCCAACGCAACCGCAAACAATTGTCAATTGGCAAGCTGCAAATGCAACGTATCCGGCACGCGGTCAAATCTTGATTGCTAATGCACAAAAATTGCTTTTTCGCAATACCACTGTTGATTTTGCAGGTGGTACGCTGCGCGCCGCCGGACAGTTAACGAATAATCAATGGCAAGCAACCATCCAAGCATCAGGCGTTCAGTTAGGGCGTGTGGCAGAAGTTCCTCCAGCGCTGCAAGCGCCGATTAGTGGCACGTTTAATGTTGCGGGTTCTACCGCGTCGTTTCAGCCAGACCAAATTCAGGCAACAGGTTCAGGACGCTTAAACGTTGCGGGTGGAACTGTCACTGCCTCGAATATTCAACTTGCACAAGGTCGCTGGCAAGCGCAAGTGCAAGCATCGGGTGTTCAACTTGGTTCTTTGGTTCCCCAAGTGCCACCGCAGTTTCAAGGCGCGCTGACAGGAACGTTTAATCTTGCTGGGACAACAACGGCGTTTCAACCAGAAACAATTGTCGGCACCGGTTCAGGACGTTTAAATGTTGCAGGTGGGACAGTGACTGCCGCGAATATTCAACTCGCACAAGGTCGCTGGCAAGCGCAAGTTAATGCTTCACAAGTAGAACTCGCGCGGTTTTCGGAACAACTGCAAGGTCAGTTAAATGGTCAGTTGCGCGTCACAGGTACTGTAGACTCGTTTGATTTAGCCGATGTGCGCGCCGTGGGAAATTTACGCTTTTCCCAAGGAATTGGACCTGTACAGCAACCGCTAACAGCAACGATTGGTTGGGTTGGCGATCGCGTCATTATTGAACAAGCAACCGCACCGAATTTAAACGCCAACGGACTGATTTTAGTACAAACAGCATCGGGTGTCCCCGAAGTCACCGAGTTAAATCTCAATGTCCAAGCACAAAATTACAGTTTACAAGATTTACCTTTTGAGCTACCCGCAGCCGTGAATCTTGCCGGAAGTGCAGATTTTGCAGGTAACATCACGGGAACGTTAACCGAACCGAATGTTGTCGGTGCGTTACAACTGCAAAACTTAGCAGTTAATGATTTAGCCTTTGCCCCACAATTAACCGGAAATGTTCAGCTAACAGCAACTGATGGGTTGCAGTTAGCTGTTTCTGGCGGTGAAGATCAAATTACGTTGAATTTAGATGCACAGAATCGTCCGGTTTCTTTTCTAGTACGGCGCGATGCCGCAGTTGCTAGAGGGCGTAGTGTCGGCGAAAATCTGTTAGTCAATATCGAGAATTTTCCTTTGGCGGCGCTGGAGTTAACACCTGATTTACCTATATTAGGTAATGCGCCGATTTCAGGACAACTTACGGGCGATCTCACAGTAAATCCGACAACATTTGCGGTTGCGGGAAATATTGCGATCACTGATCCGGCAATTGGAACGCTTACAGGAAATCAATTTGTTGGACAAGTTAACTTTGCTGCTGGTACAGGAACGCTGACCGGAGGCGAGTTTATTCAAGGAGATGGTCGCTATGCGTTTTCAGGAAGTGTAACGCAAACTCCGAGTGGACCTGAATTTGAGGCACAAGTGAATGTTGCAAATGGTCAAGTACAAAGCGTATTAACAGCACTGCGGTTCTTTAATTTAGAAGATTTCCAACGCGGGTTAGAAGCACCAAACTATGCAGGAGCAAATACACTCAATACAACACCTGTCGGCATACCCGATGCACCATTATTAACTCAAATCCGCCGTTATTCAGAAATCACAACGCTTTTGCAACAACAGCGCCAACAGCGTCAAGATGCGTCGCCATTACCTGCACTCGCCGATTTTCAAGGAACATTTGGTGGCACGGTTGCGGTGAGTGGTTCTTTGCAAGCTGGTGTCACGGCTAATTTTGATTTGCAAGGTCAGAATTGGCAATGGGGTGATTACAATGTGGATCAATTGATTGCTCAAGGTAACTTTGAAGACGGTGTTTTGACACTCCTTCCTCTACGAATTCAATCGGATGAATCGCTACTTGCTTTTACAGGGCAAATTGGCGGTACAGAACAATCGGGTCAATTACAATTGACGAATTTTCCGATCAACACGCTAACGGATTTTGTCGATTTGCCTATCGATGTGACTGGGCAATTGAATGGTTCAGCAACTTTAGCTGGATCAGTAGAAAATCCGCAAGCGATCGGAGAATTAGAACTCAGCGCCGGAACATTGAATAATAAACCTGTCGAATCAGCAACGGCAAGCTTTAGCTATGCAAATGCGCGATTTAACATTGGTAGTAATATCGTTGTCACTGGACCTGAGCCAATCGTCATTACTGGTAGCATACCTCTAGAGTTACCTTTCGCCTCAGTCACGCCTGATAGCGACCAAATTAGTTTAGATATCAACGTCCAAAACGAAGGTTTGGCATTACTTAATTTATTAACAGATGCTGTTGCCTGGGAATCAGGACAAGGACAAGTACAATTACAAGTAAGCGGGACAACGCAAGAACCTGTAGCAACAGGAATTGCAACGATTAATGATGCCACAATTACAGCCCAGGCTTTGCCTGAACCTTTAACCGATGTTACAGGAACAATCAACTTCAATCTTGACCGCATCCAAGTTGATAGCGTTCAAGGTAATTTCTCGCGCGGTAATGTTGTCGCGCAAGGTGTCATTCCAATCTTTAGTAGTTTTTCACCCGCCGATCCAGACTTTGCCAATCCGCTGACTGTCAACCTCAATCAGCTAACGCTCAATCTTGACGGGTTATATCGCGGTGGTGCTAGCGGAAACGTGATTGTGACGGGAAGTGTCCTCAATCCAATAATTGGCGGACAAGTTGAACTTGCCCAGGGTGCAATATCTATTCCAGAAGAAAACGGCAATGGGGCTACACCAGTTACTGCAACAGCAACTAGCAGTTCTGTTCCCAGATTTGCTGGCAATCAAGCTGAAATTGCAAATGTTGAGTTTAATAACTTACAACTCACACTAGGCAACAGAGTAGAAGTGACTCGTCCACCGATTATCAATCTAGAGGCAACAGGCTCACTGAATATAAGTGGTACACTTAACGACCTGCGCCCAGATGGTGTGATTCGGTTACGTCGTGGTGGCGTAAATTTATTTACAACTCAATTTGTTTTGGCGCGTGGCTACGAACATACGGCAACGTTTAGACCAAATCAAGGTCTCGACCCTGAATTAGATATTCGCCTCGTGACACGAGTACCAGAAGTTACGCGTACGCGAGTTGCTACTTCACCTTTGTCGGGCGATATTACACAACCACTGGCGACTGATTTGGGTGGTTTTGAGACGGTGCGCGTCCAAGCTGAGGTTCAAGGTCCTGCGAGTCAACTTTTTGATAATTTAGAACTAACGAGCAATCCTTCACGCAGTCAGTCAGAAATTGTGGCTTTACTCGGTGGTAGTTTTATTGATACTTTAGGAGGCGGGGATAGTGTTCTAGGACTGGCTAACTTGGCAGGGACAGCTTTACTAGGTAACTTCCAAGGTGCGGTAACGAATCTTGGTAATGCTTTTGGTTTATCCGAGTTGCGTTTATTTCCGACAGTTGGTACAGAATCTGGAGGGCGGACTTCCGCACTCGAATTAGCCGCAGAAGCTGGAATTGATGTCTCTGGAAATCTCTCGGTTTCTGTCTTGCGAGTTTTGACATCGGATGACCCAACTCGTATCGGTTTGAACTACCGACTTAACGACCAATTTCGCGTCCGTGCTGCAACAGATATTACAGGAGAAACACGGGCAATTTTAGAATACGAAAATCGATTTTGA
- a CDS encoding carbohydrate ABC transporter permease, whose product MQSVLARWEIIQHKLTPYLFLLPALLILGLTVFWPALQAFYLSFTRYEYDLTQPPQWIGWENFQRLWTDAVFWQTLGNTLLYLVCVVPVLAIAPLALAILVNQKLRGMHWFRAAYYTPVVISMVVAGIAWRWIYDGNGLLNQIIRQIGLSEKGIPWLTSPQWALFSVMAVTVWKGLGYYMVIYLAGLQAIPADLYEAAAIEGSDGIRKHWDITVPLMRPYIVLVAVISAISATKVFEEVYIMTQGGPRNSSKTIVYYLYEQAFRNLEMSYACTIGLVLFLGILGLSILNLKLTNQRV is encoded by the coding sequence ATGCAATCAGTGTTAGCCCGCTGGGAAATAATTCAACACAAGCTAACTCCCTACTTGTTTTTGTTACCTGCCCTGCTGATCTTGGGTTTAACTGTATTTTGGCCTGCACTTCAAGCGTTTTACCTCAGCTTTACGCGCTACGAATACGACCTGACACAGCCACCGCAGTGGATCGGGTGGGAAAACTTTCAACGACTGTGGACTGATGCCGTTTTTTGGCAGACTTTAGGAAATACGCTACTTTATCTAGTTTGCGTTGTTCCAGTTTTAGCGATCGCCCCATTAGCACTCGCAATTTTAGTCAATCAAAAACTACGCGGAATGCACTGGTTTAGGGCAGCCTATTACACTCCGGTTGTCATTTCAATGGTTGTTGCGGGAATTGCCTGGCGATGGATTTATGATGGCAATGGTTTACTCAACCAGATTATTCGGCAAATTGGTTTATCAGAAAAAGGTATTCCCTGGTTGACAAGTCCGCAGTGGGCGCTGTTTAGCGTGATGGCAGTCACTGTATGGAAAGGATTAGGTTATTATATGGTGATTTATCTTGCTGGGCTGCAAGCGATTCCCGCCGACTTATACGAAGCTGCTGCGATCGAAGGTTCCGATGGCATTCGCAAACACTGGGATATTACAGTACCGTTGATGAGACCTTATATTGTGTTAGTAGCCGTAATTTCGGCAATTTCTGCAACAAAGGTGTTTGAAGAAGTTTATATTATGACGCAAGGCGGACCACGCAATAGCTCGAAAACGATTGTGTATTATCTTTATGAGCAAGCCTTCCGCAACCTAGAAATGAGCTATGCTTGCACAATTGGGTTAGTTTTGTTTTTAGGTATTTTAGGTCTGTCCATTCTAAATCTGAAGTTGACAAATCAACGAGTCTAA
- a CDS encoding fructosamine kinase family protein: MNWSEIAQHISKVTKKAFTVNRTRAIGGGCINQGYAISSETETYFVKLNSPSQVAMFEAEALGLQQILATATIRVPQPICWGTVANSCYLVLEWIELGRGNNSAWKEMGRKLAFMHKFDTMSSTNQAAFGWERNNTIGSTPQVNDWTTDWAEFFAKHRLGYQLKLANRRGGHFPQQQALLAAIPDLLAHQPQPSLVHGDLWGGNAACTTTGEPVIFDPATYIGDREVDLAMTELFGGFPAAFYQGYNAIFPLDRGYETRKIIYNLYHILNHYNLFGGSYGAQANRTIAQILSR; the protein is encoded by the coding sequence ATGAATTGGTCAGAAATTGCCCAGCATATCAGCAAAGTAACGAAAAAAGCGTTTACTGTCAATCGAACGCGTGCAATAGGTGGCGGCTGTATTAACCAAGGCTACGCTATCAGTAGCGAGACGGAAACTTACTTTGTGAAGCTCAATTCCCCTTCCCAAGTCGCCATGTTTGAAGCAGAAGCCCTGGGATTGCAACAGATATTGGCAACAGCAACGATTCGAGTTCCGCAGCCAATTTGTTGGGGAACCGTCGCAAACTCTTGCTACCTTGTTCTAGAGTGGATCGAACTTGGTCGCGGCAATAACTCGGCATGGAAAGAAATGGGACGAAAGCTTGCTTTTATGCATAAATTTGACACTATGTCAAGTACTAACCAAGCTGCCTTTGGTTGGGAGCGAAATAATACAATTGGTTCCACACCCCAAGTCAACGATTGGACAACGGATTGGGCAGAATTTTTCGCTAAACACCGCTTGGGATACCAGTTGAAACTAGCCAATCGACGCGGCGGACATTTCCCGCAGCAGCAAGCATTATTAGCCGCGATTCCAGATTTATTAGCGCATCAACCGCAACCGTCACTCGTTCACGGCGATTTATGGGGAGGTAATGCTGCGTGTACGACGACCGGCGAACCCGTTATTTTCGATCCGGCGACTTATATCGGCGATCGCGAAGTCGATCTTGCCATGACCGAATTATTTGGTGGTTTTCCTGCTGCATTCTATCAGGGTTACAACGCGATTTTTCCGTTGGATCGAGGTTACGAAACCCGCAAAATTATATACAATCTCTATCACATTTTGAATCATTACAATTTATTCGGTGGTAGCTACGGTGCGCAAGCTAACCGCACGATCGCCCAAATTTTAAGTCGCTAA
- a CDS encoding M16 family metallopeptidase: MTSTVLTPRLNAPTVHRLPNGLTVIAEQMPIEAVNLSLWVNVGSAVESDAINGMAHFLEHMVFKGTQRLCSGEFERLIEERGAITNAATSQDYTHYYITTAPKDFAQLAPLQIDVVLNCTIPDDGFERERLVVLEEIRRSDDNPRRRTFQRAMQAAFERLPYRRPVIGSSEVISRLTPQQMRDFHYTWYQPQLITAVAVGNLPTAELIEIVTKGFVQANTSRLTAPTSHPAMTCESPFTEIIRQEYVDESLQQARLVMVWRVPGLMQIEQTYALDVIAAILGHGRTSRLVRELREEKSLVSHISVSNMTQQLQGTFYISAALPVENIPVVEAAIAQHIQSIQTQPVQESEIARIRTQVANRFIFGNETPSDRASLYGYYHSMLGDLEPAFDYPAKIQSVDATDILIAAQQHLSPNAYGVVILKPA, encoded by the coding sequence ATGACATCCACTGTATTGACCCCAAGGCTAAACGCCCCAACTGTGCATCGATTACCCAACGGTCTAACAGTCATCGCCGAACAAATGCCGATCGAAGCTGTTAATCTTAGCTTGTGGGTTAACGTTGGTTCTGCTGTGGAATCGGACGCGATCAATGGTATGGCGCATTTCTTAGAGCATATGGTCTTTAAAGGTACACAGCGTCTCTGTAGTGGTGAATTTGAGCGGCTGATTGAAGAACGGGGTGCGATCACAAATGCAGCAACAAGTCAAGATTATACGCATTATTACATTACAACAGCGCCAAAAGATTTTGCGCAGCTAGCACCGCTACAAATCGATGTCGTACTCAATTGTACAATTCCTGATGATGGCTTTGAGCGCGAACGCTTGGTCGTTTTAGAAGAAATTCGTCGTTCGGATGATAATCCCCGTCGCCGCACGTTTCAACGCGCAATGCAAGCCGCATTTGAACGCTTACCATATCGTCGCCCCGTCATCGGTTCGTCTGAAGTGATTTCTCGCCTCACACCGCAACAGATGCGCGATTTTCATTACACCTGGTATCAACCACAATTGATAACGGCTGTTGCTGTCGGCAATTTACCTACAGCAGAACTTATAGAAATAGTTACCAAGGGATTTGTTCAAGCGAATACCTCCCGCCTCACAGCGCCCACATCTCATCCCGCAATGACTTGTGAGTCACCTTTTACGGAAATTATTCGTCAAGAATACGTTGATGAAAGTTTACAGCAAGCACGCCTTGTGATGGTGTGGCGCGTTCCAGGATTGATGCAGATCGAACAAACTTATGCTTTAGATGTTATCGCTGCGATTTTAGGTCATGGACGTACTTCACGACTAGTGCGGGAACTACGTGAAGAAAAAAGTTTAGTCTCGCATATTTCTGTGAGTAACATGACACAACAACTTCAAGGAACCTTTTATATCTCTGCGGCGTTACCAGTGGAAAATATTCCAGTTGTGGAAGCGGCGATCGCCCAACATATTCAATCAATTCAAACGCAACCTGTACAAGAATCAGAAATCGCGCGCATTCGTACGCAAGTCGCCAATCGCTTTATCTTTGGTAACGAAACACCCAGCGATCGCGCCAGTCTCTATGGCTACTATCACTCGATGCTTGGCGATCTCGAGCCAGCTTTTGATTACCCAGCTAAAATTCAGAGCGTAGATGCTACTGATATACTAATTGCTGCGCAACAGCATTTATCGCCAAATGCTTACGGTGTTGTTATCCTCAAACCAGCATGA